ttctggaaataatcaacaatttttttttcaccagaACACCTCCCTGAAGTCGAGCCTTTTCTTTCTGCTTATAAATTCCAAAGGTTGacaagagagataatttggacAGCTCCTCCAGCTTTGCCATTGTGTCTGCAGTGGCCCAGGAGGGTAGAGTAAAATTGTGAACTCTCTCACAAAATAAAGGTTCATAGATTTTATTCCAAATTCCATTAAGGTCCTTGATTTCGAGTCCTGAAAGTGCTGGTAAAGTACTTATAAAATCCTTGTATGGAGACAGCAAGTTTTGATATTCCTTTGACCTCAAAGTTTCTCCCTGAAGCTCTTGAAGTCGAGGGCATTTTATATCAGGAAGGTACAGCAACTGATCTTCAGAAGTTGGCACTGTATGAACTGGAATCGGCTGCCAAAGGATTTGGGGGTTCCAAATACTTGGGCCTTCTGGTGGAAAGAGGGCAACAAGATTGGTCATGGCACTCATCAGGGTCCAGTCAACGTCTGTGCTTCGGACCTAAACCTCATTCTGATTGTAAGTGGAATTCAAGAATTTGGAATATCTTTTCCTTAAATATGTTCCAAGCTCATAGTGCGGCTCCATCCCAAGCAGACTAAGTTGTCCAAATCCCCGAGGCCAAGCAGATTCTTGATAGGGATTTTTCGGAAAGGTTTCAATGGGACTCCGGTCTCCATGTTGAAATAGTACCAAGGTGAACTTGAGCTGCTTGGCTGCTACAGCTTGGCTGGGCCAGCTACAAAGCAAGGAGGCGAAGGCaagcagagaagagaaggagccCGGGCAAGACACCCTCATCCTGGAGAGCACCTGTGAGCGCTGCAGCTTCCAGCCTtgtcaaacatttttaaacaaagtaaaacttatttgggtctagagcatcatcaagaaatctagattgttctactggaagtaaattaaaatgaagagttttgcaagagctctttttttggatttctaattcatagaaacaccttgataggaacatttctttgtttctctacctttaatacaacattctttataatatatacataaatatataaattataaaaatcatccatttagaAACTACtcattactaaaattatttctgaaaccccttaaaattacaattaaatttttagcttattaaattcttgGAAAATTGTATATAGAtattgatgaagtccatccatcataaTCTTTGTGATAATACACAAAGGCAACATGTCATCTTCGATGGATCTAgtgaaaattttttttgtctataTGTTCATGGgtttacaatgatatttttgttcttcagcaaaggtaaagtATAACAGAAATatgttgattaaattaaaacagataaacttaaaaaattaaaccttaaagcaatcagtaaatacaataatatgaatcaatgagaaggtgcagacaggcagtgcagtcaaaaaaatattttcaccaaCCCCAATAT
This sequence is a window from Monodelphis domestica isolate mMonDom1 chromosome 3, mMonDom1.pri, whole genome shotgun sequence. Protein-coding genes within it:
- the LOC100031471 gene encoding LOW QUALITY PROTEIN: prostatic acid phosphatase-like (The sequence of the model RefSeq protein was modified relative to this genomic sequence to represent the inferred CDS: deleted 2 bases in 1 codon; substituted 1 base at 1 genomic stop codon), which encodes MRVSCPGSFSSLLAFASLLCSWPSQAVAAKQLKFTLVLFQHGDRSPIETFPKNPYQESAWPRGFGQLSLLGMEPHYELGTYLRKRYSKFLNSTYNQNEVXVRSTDVDWTLMSAMTNLVALFPPEGPSIWNPQILWQPIPVHTVPTSEDQLLYLPDIKCPRLQELQGETLRSKEYQNLLSPYKDFISTLPALSGLEIKDLNGIWNKIYEPLFCERVHNFTLPSWATADTMAKLEELSKLSLLSTFGIYKQKEKARLQGGVLVKKIVDYFQKAANELNAKKIIIYSGHDTTIGALQMALDVFNGKFPPYAACHIMELYLKNGQYNVEMYYRNDTQQNPYPLTLPGCMASCPLKQFVELVSPVITEDWSKECFRISEDQGTKEVSPF